Sequence from the Erythrolamprus reginae isolate rEryReg1 chromosome Z, rEryReg1.hap1, whole genome shotgun sequence genome:
CCGAGAAAGGAGCCAGAATGCCTAATGCTCCTATAGCTAAGTTCACAAGCTTGCTTATTTGTGTATCACTACATGCAAGTTTGAGCACCACTGGCAACTCACATATGAAGTGGTTGATCTGGTTGGGACCACAAAAGGTTTGGCAAACAAGACAGATAATGCAGATGGCACAGAGCACAGGAGCAATAACCCAGCAGGCTAAAGCAAACTGCAACTGGTTTTGCTTGGTCATGGCAGTAGCATAGATTAGAGGACAACAGATGGCCAGGTAGCGGTCATAGGCCATGACACTCAAGAGAAAGGACTCCATACTCCCCATAGTCAATGCGGCATACATCTGGAGGGTGCAGAGTGCAAAAGAGATGGTTCCATTTCCAGTCGCGAGATGGGTTAGCATGAGGGGCATGGTGCTGGTAACATAACATATTTCTATTCCTGCAAAATGTGAGAGAAAATAGTACATGGGAATTTGGAGCTGAATGTCAGTCTTCACTATGATGATGATCAGGAGATTCCCCAAAACTGTAAGCAAGTAGACAATGAAAATGACCACAAAAAGGAAAAGCTGGATTTTTCTTTGCCTGGCCAGTCCCAGTAAGATGAATTCCTTAACAGAGGTGACATTCTCAGCTCCCATCCTGGTCTCCTGTCTGTAACGAagggaaaatgaagaaaaattttAGATTTCTTGGAAAAAGact
This genomic interval carries:
- the LOC139153500 gene encoding olfactory receptor 1f45-like, yielding MGAENVTSVKEFILLGLARQRKIQLFLFVVIFIVYLLTVLGNLLIIIIVKTDIQLQIPMYYFLSHFAGIEICYVTSTMPLMLTHLATGNGTISFALCTLQMYAALTMGSMESFLLSVMAYDRYLAICCPLIYATAMTKQNQLQFALACWVIAPVLCAICIICLVCQTFCGPNQINHFICELPVVLKLACSDTQISKLVNLAIGALGILAPFSVILTTYGCILYSVSHMKSNVGLHKALSTCSSHLIVVILFYGTIICMYMIPKSASSPDHDKQIAVFYVVVTPLLNPIIYTLRNKSIHRAASKML